TGACTTCCCAAGGGAAATTCTGCGGGACAGATTAAATTTCCCACATTCTCAATGAAGATGAGGTCAAGACTTTTTAAGGGCAATTCCTTTAATGCCTTCTTAATCAGATTGGCATCCAGATGACATTCCTTTCCGGTATTAACCTGAATAACCTTTGCCCCGGCTTTTGATAAACTATCGGCATCAATCGTTGTCGTCAAGTCGCCGGCAATTGCCGCGATCCGATATTTTTTCCTTAATCTTTTTACCATTTGAGCAATGAGGGTTGTCTTACCGGAACCAACCGAACCCATCACATCAATCGCCAGGATATTATGCTCATCAAGAACTTTTCGGTTCTCTTCCGCTATCTTCCGATTTTCCCTTAAAAGACCCTCCTCCAATTCAATATCAAAAACTTCTCCTTCCTTACTTCTTATTATCTTCATAACCTATTTTAATTAAAATATATCAATTAGCAAGAGTAAGTAATTTACTACCCTTAATCCCTCGGGGTCATCACTTAATTGGACTTGCTTAACACCTCTAAATAATAAGTTGTCAGCAAGGGGAATTCCTCACTAAAATAAAAAACGCCCCCGAAATTTCCGGGGGCGTCTCCTCTTTAGAGAAATTGGGCTACTTCACAACGATTAATTTCTTCTCTTCTTTGTATCCGACGGAGGCGAACTCAAACCGTAAGAGATAAATTCCCGCTGGTAGTTTCTTAATCTCAAACTCACCTTTATCACTCTTCGAGGAATAAACCAAACTTCCTAAGGTATTATAGATTTTGAGAGTAGCAACCTCTTTTTTCGGTAAATGATAATAAACCTTGGTTAAGCCCTTGGTCGGATTGGGTACTACCGAAATTCCGATCTTTTTCTCTGAAACATTTTCCATTGCCGCTGAAGTTAACTCTTTAACTAAGATACCGGATGCCGGATAATAGAAGAACTCATTGGTATTATTACCGATAAGGCAGAAAAGACCAGAAGCGTATTCCGAACTGGTTAATGACCGGCCGCATTTTATCCCTTTTGTCGCCTCTGTAATATCACCAAGATATTGCCAAGAATTATTATTCGGATTGTAAGCCCAGAACTCTTTGGTATTACCGCCTTTCACCGCATAGACCCTGCCATTGAACCATTCAATACAACCACCCTCCTTCACCTTTTTCTTCTTATTTACCGCCACTAAAGGAAGGGATTCAAGTGTCACCCAAGTTGGAGATTCCGCACTCAGGTCGCAGAACCAGAAGTAATTCTTCTTACCACCGCCTTGGAGGAAATAAATCTTTCCCCCATCAGCATAAGTGAGACCACTACCAACCTTTGCCTTCTCACAAGGTAAGTTTTGGGGAAGCGCATTCTCCCAATTACCAGTCTCAAGATTAAATCTCTTCCATT
This portion of the candidate division WOR-3 bacterium genome encodes:
- the hypB gene encoding hydrogenase nickel incorporation protein HypB translates to MKIIRSKEGEVFDIELEEGLLRENRKIAEENRKVLDEHNILAIDVMGSVGSGKTTLIAQMVKRLRKKYRIAAIAGDLTTTIDADSLSKAGAKVIQVNTGKECHLDANLIKKALKELPLKSLDLIFIENVGNLICPAEFPLGSQKRIVVVSFSEGPYIILKHPYIFLDADLVVVNKKDLAKKMGVSFSKLKKEILTLKPKIEVIPTMAKKGEGISEVIAGLGLKR